A single Candidatus Thalassolituus haligoni DNA region contains:
- the lexA gene encoding transcriptional repressor LexA: protein MIKLTARQQQVLNLIKSALEETGFPPTRAEIAKELGFKSPNAAEEHLKALARKGAIDIMPGASRGIRILGSEQEGLPIVGRVAAGEPILAQEHIEEYCNLPANFFKPAADYLLQVQGDSMKNAGIFNGDLIAVHKCESARNGQIVVARVENEVTVKRLEKNRHKVILHPENEHYGPIIVDLRQQEFYIEGLYVGVIRRNH, encoded by the coding sequence ATGATCAAGCTCACCGCCAGACAGCAGCAGGTACTCAACCTGATCAAATCCGCACTGGAGGAAACCGGCTTCCCACCTACCCGAGCAGAAATCGCCAAGGAGCTTGGCTTCAAATCCCCCAATGCGGCGGAAGAACACCTGAAAGCACTGGCTCGCAAAGGCGCTATCGACATCATGCCTGGCGCGTCCAGAGGCATTCGGATTCTCGGCTCCGAACAGGAAGGGCTGCCTATTGTCGGCCGTGTGGCAGCGGGTGAGCCTATACTGGCCCAGGAACATATCGAAGAGTACTGCAACCTGCCCGCCAATTTTTTCAAACCGGCTGCGGACTATCTGCTGCAAGTACAAGGCGACAGTATGAAAAACGCTGGCATTTTTAATGGCGACCTGATTGCCGTTCACAAATGTGAAAGTGCCCGCAACGGCCAGATCGTCGTCGCACGGGTCGAAAACGAAGTCACCGTCAAACGCCTTGAAAAGAATCGTCACAAGGTCATCCTGCATCCCGAAAATGAACATTACGGCCCGATTATCGTCGACCTGCGCCAGCAAGAGTTTTATATCGAAGGTTTGTATGTCGGCGTTATTCGTCGCAATCACTAA